A section of the Thermococcus sp. 21S7 genome encodes:
- a CDS encoding 30S ribosomal protein S8, protein MTLLDPLANALSHITNSERVGKKEVYLKPASKLMGEVLRVMQENGYIGEFEFIDDGRAGIYRVQLIGKINKAGAIKPRFPVKAREYEAWEKRFLPAFEFGILIVSTSQGVMTHKEAIEKGIGGRLIAYVY, encoded by the coding sequence ATGACTTTGCTTGACCCGCTGGCAAACGCTCTCTCCCACATAACCAACAGCGAGAGGGTCGGAAAGAAGGAGGTCTACCTCAAGCCGGCCTCCAAGCTCATGGGAGAGGTCCTCAGGGTTATGCAGGAGAACGGCTACATCGGTGAGTTCGAGTTCATAGACGACGGAAGGGCAGGCATCTACAGGGTGCAGCTCATAGGAAAGATCAACAAGGCTGGAGCGATAAAGCCGAGGTTCCCGGTTAAGGCCAGGGAGTACGAGGCCTGGGAGAAGAGGTTCCTTCCGGCCTTCGAGTTCGGTATCCTCATCGTCTCGACCTCCCAGGGCGTCATGACCCACAAAGAGGCCATCGAGAAGGGAATCGGCGGAAGGCTGATAGCCTACGTCTACTGA
- a CDS encoding 50S ribosomal protein L6, translating into MPIDAWVREEVEIPEGVEVTVEGNTVKVRGPKGELQRELKYPGVQIFTEDGKVVVFKEFPRKRDIAIARTFKAHIANMIKGVTEGFTYKLKIVYSHFPMTVKVQGDEVVIENFLGEKNPRRAKILPGVTVKVMGSDVIVEGIDKEAVGQTAANIEQATRITKWDRRVFQDGIYIVEKAGKPIKF; encoded by the coding sequence ATGCCGATAGACGCGTGGGTAAGGGAAGAGGTTGAGATTCCAGAGGGAGTCGAGGTCACCGTTGAGGGGAACACCGTCAAGGTCAGGGGCCCGAAGGGCGAGCTCCAGAGGGAGCTCAAGTATCCGGGCGTTCAGATCTTCACAGAGGACGGTAAGGTCGTCGTCTTCAAGGAATTCCCGAGGAAGAGGGACATAGCCATAGCCAGAACCTTCAAGGCCCACATAGCCAACATGATCAAGGGTGTAACCGAAGGCTTCACCTACAAGCTCAAGATTGTCTACAGCCACTTCCCAATGACAGTCAAGGTCCAGGGTGACGAGGTCGTCATCGAGAACTTCCTCGGTGAGAAGAACCCGAGGAGGGCTAAAATCCTCCCGGGAGTCACCGTCAAGGTCATGGGCAGCGATGTCATCGTCGAGGGCATCGACAAGGAGGCCGTTGGCCAGACCGCTGCAAACATCGAGCAGGCGACCAGGATAACCAAGTGGGACAGGCGTGTCTTCCAGGATGGAATTTACATCGTGGAGAAGGCTGGTAAGCCGATAAAGTTCTGA
- a CDS encoding 50S ribosomal protein L32e, producing the protein MNEKARLLKVRAGIKRKKPRFLRQEWWRYPKFKNDPKWRRPKGIDSKMRLKKKGKARSPSIGWSSPRLVRGLHPSGYEEVLVHNVKELEAIDPTRQAARIAGTVGARKRELILARAKELGVKVLNAR; encoded by the coding sequence ATGAACGAGAAGGCGAGACTCCTTAAGGTAAGGGCCGGGATCAAGAGGAAGAAGCCCCGCTTCCTTCGCCAGGAGTGGTGGCGCTATCCGAAGTTCAAGAACGACCCGAAGTGGCGCAGGCCGAAGGGGATCGACAGCAAGATGAGGCTCAAGAAGAAGGGCAAGGCCAGGTCACCGAGCATAGGCTGGAGCTCACCGAGGCTCGTTAGGGGACTCCACCCGAGCGGCTACGAGGAAGTCCTCGTCCACAACGTCAAAGAGCTTGAGGCCATAGACCCGACCAGGCAGGCCGCCAGGATAGCCGGAACCGTTGGCGCCAGGAAGAGAGAGCTTATACTCGCCAGGGCGAAGGAGCTCGGTGTGAAGGTTCTTAACGCGAGGTGA
- a CDS encoding 50S ribosomal protein L19e → MLKMQRRIAADLLKCGENRVWIDPERIDDVAAAITREDIRRLINDGVIKKKPVKGQSRARARAFQEARKKGRHRGPGSKKGKKTARMGKKERWMMTIRALRKELRKLKAEGKLDEHAYRKLYIRAKGGQFKNKRQLYMFMQEHDILKE, encoded by the coding sequence ATGCTCAAGATGCAGAGAAGGATTGCCGCTGATTTGTTGAAGTGCGGTGAGAACAGGGTCTGGATCGACCCGGAGAGGATTGATGACGTCGCGGCTGCCATCACCAGGGAGGATATCAGAAGGCTCATCAACGACGGCGTCATCAAAAAGAAGCCCGTCAAGGGCCAGAGCAGGGCTCGCGCCAGGGCCTTCCAGGAGGCCAGGAAGAAGGGCCGCCACAGGGGTCCGGGAAGCAAGAAGGGTAAGAAGACCGCCAGGATGGGCAAGAAGGAGCGCTGGATGATGACCATAAGGGCCCTCAGGAAGGAGCTCAGGAAGCTCAAGGCCGAGGGCAAGCTCGACGAGCACGCCTACAGGAAGCTCTACATCCGCGCCAAGGGCGGCCAGTTCAAGAACAAGAGGCAGCTCTACATGTTCATGCAGGAGCACGACATACTGAAGGAGTGA
- a CDS encoding 50S ribosomal protein L18, translating to MARGPRYRVPFRRRREGKTNYHKRLALLKSGKPRLVVRKTLNHHVAQIVVYDPKGDRTVVSAHTKELMRDFGWKGHGGNTPSAYLLGLLIGYKAKKAGVEEAILDIGLHPPTRGSSIFAVLKGAVDAGLDVPHSEEIYPEDYRINGEHIANYAKTLKEEDEERYKKQFSGYLVKGLAPEKLPEHFEEVKARIIEKFEEARE from the coding sequence ATGGCACGCGGACCGAGATATAGGGTTCCGTTCAGGAGAAGGAGAGAGGGTAAGACTAACTATCACAAGAGGCTCGCCCTCCTCAAGTCTGGGAAGCCCAGGCTTGTCGTGAGGAAGACCCTCAACCACCATGTGGCTCAGATCGTCGTCTACGACCCGAAGGGAGACAGGACTGTGGTTTCAGCCCACACGAAGGAACTCATGAGGGACTTCGGCTGGAAGGGACACGGCGGCAACACGCCTTCGGCCTACCTGCTCGGTCTCCTCATAGGCTACAAGGCCAAGAAGGCAGGCGTTGAAGAGGCCATCCTCGACATAGGCCTCCACCCGCCGACCAGGGGTTCGAGCATCTTCGCCGTCCTCAAGGGAGCCGTTGATGCGGGCCTGGACGTCCCGCACAGCGAGGAGATTTATCCAGAGGACTACAGGATAAACGGCGAGCACATAGCCAACTACGCCAAGACCCTCAAGGAAGAGGACGAGGAGCGCTATAAGAAGCAGTTCTCGGGATACCTCGTCAAGGGTCTCGCTCCGGAGAAGCTCCCCGAGCACTTTGAGGAGGTCAAGGCGAGGATAATCGAGAAGTTTGAGGAGGCGAGAGAATGA
- the rpsE gene encoding 30S ribosomal protein S5 → MSDPREIAQRVLEEWEPRTKLGQLVKEGQITDIHEIFRKGYQIKEPEIVDVLLPEVNMRENQEVLDIALTVRMTDSGRRIRFRVLAAVGNRDGYVGLGIGHGKEVGIAIRKAINYAKMNIIEIKRGCGSWECRCRRPHSIPFAVEGKEGSVRVKLMPGPRGLGLVIGDVGKKILSLAGVQDVWSQSLGETRTTVNFAKAVFNALYNTNRVAIQPGMEEKYGIIVGREMPANFELE, encoded by the coding sequence ATGAGCGACCCGAGGGAGATCGCCCAGAGGGTTTTGGAGGAGTGGGAGCCGAGGACCAAGCTCGGCCAGCTCGTCAAGGAAGGTCAGATAACTGACATTCACGAGATATTCCGCAAGGGATACCAGATTAAGGAGCCGGAGATAGTGGACGTCCTCCTTCCGGAGGTCAACATGAGGGAGAACCAGGAGGTTCTCGACATAGCCCTCACCGTCAGGATGACCGACAGCGGCAGGAGGATCAGGTTTAGAGTCCTCGCCGCCGTCGGCAACAGGGACGGCTACGTCGGCCTCGGAATCGGCCACGGAAAGGAGGTTGGAATAGCCATCAGGAAGGCCATCAACTACGCCAAGATGAACATCATCGAGATCAAGCGCGGCTGTGGTTCCTGGGAGTGCAGGTGCAGAAGGCCGCACTCGATTCCGTTCGCCGTCGAGGGCAAAGAGGGAAGCGTCCGCGTCAAGCTCATGCCGGGACCGCGTGGCCTCGGCCTCGTCATAGGTGACGTCGGCAAGAAGATACTCAGCCTCGCCGGCGTTCAGGACGTCTGGTCACAGAGCCTGGGTGAGACGAGGACCACCGTCAACTTCGCCAAGGCGGTCTTCAACGCGCTCTACAACACCAACCGCGTTGCAATCCAGCCGGGCATGGAGGAGAAGTACGGTATCATCGTCGGAAGGGAGATGCCGGCGAACTTTGAGCTGGAGTGA
- a CDS encoding 50S ribosomal protein L30, which translates to MAKLALIRLRSGIRARGEVRDTLAMLRLHRINHLVLVDDNPSYKGMVQKVKDYITWGEIDKETLAKLLRKRGRLIGNRPITDEYVKEKLGMTIEEFAEKVVAGEMKLTDLPNIKPVFRLHPPRGGLKGSKKRSFKEGGALGYRGERINDLIERML; encoded by the coding sequence ATGGCAAAGCTCGCACTCATCAGGCTTAGGAGCGGGATAAGGGCGAGGGGAGAGGTTAGGGACACCCTCGCCATGCTCCGCCTCCACAGGATCAACCACCTCGTCCTCGTCGACGACAACCCGAGCTATAAGGGAATGGTTCAGAAGGTCAAGGACTACATCACCTGGGGCGAAATCGACAAGGAGACCCTTGCCAAGCTCCTCAGGAAGAGGGGCAGGCTCATCGGCAACAGGCCGATAACCGACGAGTACGTCAAGGAGAAGCTCGGCATGACCATCGAGGAGTTCGCGGAGAAGGTCGTCGCCGGCGAGATGAAGCTCACGGACCTGCCGAACATCAAGCCGGTCTTTAGGCTCCACCCGCCGAGGGGTGGCCTCAAGGGCAGCAAGAAGCGCAGCTTTAAGGAAGGCGGAGCCCTCGGCTACCGCGGCGAGAGGATAAACGACCTCATTGAGAGAATGCTCTGA
- a CDS encoding uL15 family ribosomal protein, with protein sequence MIRRKKKVRKLRGSHTHGWGCKKKHRGGGSKGGKGMAGTGKRKNTKWTWVIKYAPDHLGKRGFHRPKAVQYTPKTINLSDIDENLTLFLDMGVAYEEEGKVVVDVTQLGVDKVLGTGKLTRPLTIKAYYVTPKAEEKIKAAGGEVILA encoded by the coding sequence ATGATAAGGAGGAAGAAGAAGGTTAGGAAGCTCCGCGGAAGTCACACTCACGGATGGGGCTGCAAGAAGAAGCACCGCGGCGGCGGTAGCAAGGGCGGTAAGGGAATGGCCGGAACCGGAAAGAGGAAGAACACCAAGTGGACCTGGGTCATCAAGTACGCCCCGGACCACCTCGGCAAGCGCGGCTTCCACAGGCCCAAGGCCGTCCAGTATACCCCTAAGACCATAAACCTCAGCGACATAGACGAGAACCTCACCCTCTTCCTTGACATGGGCGTTGCCTACGAGGAGGAGGGGAAGGTGGTCGTTGACGTCACCCAGCTCGGCGTCGACAAGGTTCTCGGAACCGGAAAGCTCACCAGGCCCCTCACCATCAAGGCCTACTACGTTACCCCGAAGGCCGAGGAGAAGATAAAGGCCGCTGGCGGCGAGGTTATCCTCGCCTGA
- the secY gene encoding preprotein translocase subunit SecY, whose amino-acid sequence MGFRNVVFAIERYFPEVERPKRHVPLKEKFMWTGIVLLLYFVLAEIPLYGIPSQIQDYFATLRFVLAGRSGSLLTLGIGPIVTASIIMQLLVGSEIVHLDLSNHEDRRFYQAAQKLFAVFMSFFEAAIYVFAGAFGRVDTSLGAFQTVTTPAGEAYIGIGLAILIILQLGLASVMLILLDELVSKWGIGSGISLFIAAGVSQTVITKALNPATTPDYIDPVTGGPAIIGAIPAFIQHLFYGDLTGALYRGTLPDMMDLMATIIVFLVVVYLESMRVEIPLSYGRVTVRGRYPIRFMYVSNIPIILTFALYSNIQLWARLLNNFGYTFLGTFDENGYPLTGFVTYLYPPRDIYHVVADPGRALVYALMTIFWAILFGFLWVELTGLDARSIARQLQSAGLQIPGFRRDPRILERVLNRYIPYVTFWGSFTLAIVAVLADFLGALGTGTGILLTVGILYRFYEEVAREQATEMFPALRKFFAK is encoded by the coding sequence ATGGGGTTCAGGAACGTAGTGTTCGCAATTGAAAGGTACTTCCCAGAGGTCGAGCGGCCCAAGAGACACGTGCCGCTCAAGGAGAAGTTCATGTGGACGGGAATCGTTCTGCTGCTGTACTTCGTCCTTGCGGAGATTCCTCTCTATGGAATCCCCTCGCAGATTCAGGACTACTTCGCCACGCTCAGGTTCGTCCTTGCCGGAAGGAGCGGTTCTCTTCTGACGCTTGGTATTGGGCCAATCGTCACCGCGAGCATCATTATGCAGCTTCTTGTCGGTTCTGAGATAGTTCACCTTGATCTCTCCAATCATGAGGATAGAAGGTTTTACCAGGCCGCTCAGAAGCTGTTCGCAGTATTCATGAGCTTCTTCGAGGCAGCTATCTACGTCTTCGCTGGCGCATTCGGTAGGGTAGACACCAGCCTCGGCGCCTTCCAGACCGTCACGACACCCGCCGGTGAGGCGTACATTGGAATTGGTCTGGCGATACTCATCATACTCCAGCTTGGGTTAGCCTCCGTGATGCTCATCCTCCTCGATGAGCTGGTCAGCAAGTGGGGAATCGGAAGCGGTATCAGCCTCTTCATCGCCGCGGGTGTTTCCCAGACCGTCATCACTAAGGCGTTGAATCCCGCAACGACTCCTGACTACATCGACCCGGTTACAGGGGGGCCTGCCATCATAGGCGCTATTCCAGCGTTCATACAGCATTTATTCTACGGTGACTTAACCGGAGCCCTCTACAGGGGAACACTGCCCGACATGATGGATTTAATGGCGACGATAATCGTCTTCCTCGTGGTCGTCTACCTTGAGAGCATGCGCGTGGAGATACCGCTCAGCTACGGCCGCGTCACAGTCCGCGGAAGGTATCCGATAAGGTTCATGTACGTCAGCAATATACCGATCATCCTAACCTTTGCCCTTTACTCAAACATCCAGCTGTGGGCCAGGCTCCTCAACAACTTCGGCTACACCTTCCTTGGAACCTTCGACGAAAACGGGTATCCACTGACCGGATTCGTCACCTACCTCTACCCGCCGAGGGACATCTATCACGTCGTAGCCGACCCGGGCAGGGCCCTAGTCTATGCTCTGATGACCATCTTCTGGGCGATACTCTTCGGATTCCTCTGGGTCGAGCTTACGGGCCTCGACGCCAGAAGCATCGCCAGACAGCTCCAGAGCGCTGGTCTGCAGATTCCGGGATTCAGGCGTGATCCGAGGATACTGGAGAGGGTGCTCAACAGGTACATTCCCTACGTTACCTTCTGGGGTTCGTTCACCCTGGCGATAGTCGCAGTGCTGGCGGACTTCCTTGGGGCCCTGGGTACCGGAACCGGAATC